In Arthrobacter sp. UKPF54-2, the following are encoded in one genomic region:
- a CDS encoding VOC family protein, which yields MRLKMCSIHVKDPASAHEFYTGILGFETLMALPEHNLYIIKDPAGAGGGSVGLLLEPSDNPIGAAYMNACHDAGLPAIVFGVPDVRAEYERLAAKGVIFQGEPSEGPGGTTVVLDDGCGNYVQLHQD from the coding sequence ATGCGACTAAAAATGTGCTCCATCCACGTCAAGGACCCGGCGTCCGCCCACGAGTTCTACACCGGCATTTTGGGCTTCGAAACGCTCATGGCGCTGCCGGAACACAACCTCTACATCATCAAGGATCCGGCCGGCGCGGGAGGCGGCTCGGTGGGGCTGCTGCTGGAACCCAGCGACAACCCGATCGGTGCGGCCTATATGAACGCCTGCCACGACGCGGGCCTGCCGGCGATTGTCTTTGGCGTGCCGGATGTGCGGGCTGAGTACGAGCGGCTGGCGGCGAAGGGCGTGATTTTCCAGGGCGAACCCTCGGAGGGACCCGGCGGCACCACGGTGGTGCTCGACGACGGCTGCGGGAACTACGTCCAACTGCACCAGGACTAG
- a CDS encoding NADPH-dependent F420 reductase, which translates to MTDITIIGSGNMARAIGLRAVAAGRSVQVLDRSPDNAAKLAAELGPTTRSGGLGDVPEGDIVVLALYFEPAKEVATHYGDTLSGKTVIEISNPVNMETGDSLVVDPGTSAAEEVARLLPGARVVKAFNTTFAGTLAEGSAQGMPLDVFIASDSEAARNEVAAFVTAAGLRPLQVGALRHARELEGMQLLVIGLQMNPAYETFNWGTALKILD; encoded by the coding sequence ATGACTGACATCACGATTATCGGCAGCGGCAACATGGCCCGGGCGATCGGCCTCCGCGCGGTGGCGGCGGGACGGTCCGTCCAGGTCCTGGACCGGAGCCCGGACAACGCCGCTAAACTCGCGGCGGAGCTGGGCCCCACGACGAGGTCCGGGGGCCTCGGCGACGTACCCGAGGGAGACATTGTGGTCCTGGCCCTCTACTTCGAACCGGCCAAGGAGGTCGCCACGCACTACGGCGACACACTCAGCGGCAAGACGGTGATCGAGATCAGCAACCCCGTCAACATGGAGACGGGCGACTCGCTGGTGGTCGACCCGGGAACATCCGCGGCGGAGGAAGTGGCCCGGCTCCTCCCCGGCGCCCGGGTTGTCAAGGCGTTCAACACCACGTTCGCCGGCACCCTCGCCGAGGGCTCAGCGCAAGGCATGCCGCTGGACGTCTTCATCGCCTCCGACTCGGAGGCGGCCCGGAACGAGGTGGCGGCCTTCGTCACCGCGGCAGGGCTCCGGCCCCTCCAGGTCGGGGCGCTTCGCCACGCCCGCGAGCTGGAGGGGATGCAGCTGCTGGTGATCGGCCTGCAGATGAATCCGGCGTACGAGACCTTTAACTGGGGCACGGCGCTGAAGATCCTCGACTGA
- a CDS encoding pyridoxamine 5'-phosphate oxidase family protein gives MSDAQDISKVTEIINDSRIGMFTTINEKGALVSRPLAVQDVEADGDMWFFTSSGTSQVAHIGANPTVNVSFGRRTEWVSVAGTAEVVTDRQEIRDRWNQAVEAWFPDGPETPEAVLLHVDSDSAEYWTSPGGTAATVLQWVKSKVTNSRMSVGESGTVDL, from the coding sequence ATGTCGGACGCACAGGACATCAGCAAGGTGACGGAGATCATTAACGATTCGAGGATCGGGATGTTCACCACCATCAACGAAAAGGGCGCGCTCGTCAGCCGGCCGCTGGCCGTCCAGGACGTCGAGGCCGACGGCGACATGTGGTTCTTCACGTCGTCCGGCACCTCGCAGGTCGCGCACATCGGCGCCAACCCCACGGTCAATGTCTCCTTCGGGAGGCGCACGGAGTGGGTTTCCGTGGCCGGGACGGCCGAGGTGGTCACGGACCGGCAGGAAATCCGCGACCGGTGGAACCAGGCGGTTGAGGCGTGGTTCCCGGACGGCCCGGAAACCCCGGAGGCGGTCCTGCTGCACGTGGATTCGGATTCCGCCGAGTACTGGACCAGCCCGGGCGGCACGGCCGCGACCGTCCTGCAGTGGGTGAAGTCGAAGGTCACCAACAGCCGGATGAGCGTCGGCGAAAGCGGCACGGTCGACCTCTAG